The Paenibacillus sp. MBLB1832 genome has a window encoding:
- the ylbJ gene encoding sporulation integral membrane protein YlbJ has protein sequence MPKRDFTPALLISFVILAIIVCLVMFPHDGFQAALRGVSIWWDVLFPALFPFFVISEIMLGFGIVHFFGTLLDPMMRPVFRIPGIGGFVMAMGFASGYPIGAKLTSQLWEQKLVNREEGERLVAFTTSSDPIFLIGAVSIGFFHDASLAMILAIAHYGGSLLIGLLMRFHGRKSIPTPAHSQTNQGWIGKRALETMHSARIHDGRPIGMLLSQSIIQSLRLIFVVGGLVVFFSVVLEILTSAQVMNVFYFLITSLLTFTGLPHELAQAVMNGLFEVTLGAKAAGGAPAELALASKVAIGAFILSWGGMSVHAQIVSLLSHTNLRYLPFLFARLLHAMLSGAIVLLIWEPMQKFRSPQAVFKPVYEAASPITSYLKLIFPISAMVFVGSFAVIMSLFLAYSLLKLVYEKVGGTR, from the coding sequence ATGCCCAAACGTGACTTCACCCCTGCCCTGCTCATCTCATTCGTGATTCTTGCCATCATTGTATGCTTAGTCATGTTTCCGCATGACGGGTTTCAAGCGGCTTTACGCGGTGTTTCTATTTGGTGGGACGTGCTGTTCCCCGCCTTATTTCCCTTCTTCGTTATCTCCGAAATCATGCTTGGCTTCGGCATCGTTCATTTCTTCGGAACGCTGCTTGATCCCATGATGCGGCCTGTCTTTCGGATTCCTGGCATTGGCGGATTCGTCATGGCCATGGGCTTTGCTTCTGGTTATCCCATCGGGGCTAAGCTAACCTCTCAACTATGGGAGCAGAAGCTTGTGAATCGGGAAGAGGGAGAGCGGCTGGTTGCCTTTACGACGAGCTCAGATCCAATCTTCCTCATCGGCGCTGTGTCCATCGGTTTCTTTCACGATGCCTCCTTGGCCATGATTCTAGCTATCGCCCATTATGGCGGCTCGCTGCTTATCGGCTTGCTCATGCGATTTCATGGCAGGAAGAGCATCCCTACACCTGCCCATTCCCAGACCAACCAAGGTTGGATTGGGAAGCGAGCCTTGGAGACTATGCACTCGGCGAGAATCCATGACGGAAGACCTATTGGGATGTTACTGAGCCAATCCATCATCCAGTCACTTCGTTTAATTTTCGTCGTGGGAGGACTTGTCGTCTTCTTCTCTGTCGTTCTAGAAATTCTAACTTCGGCTCAGGTTATGAATGTGTTCTATTTCCTCATTACCTCCTTGTTAACGTTCACAGGACTCCCTCACGAATTAGCACAAGCGGTCATGAATGGCTTATTCGAAGTCACCCTTGGGGCCAAGGCAGCTGGAGGCGCGCCAGCAGAATTAGCCCTCGCAAGCAAAGTAGCCATCGGAGCGTTCATCCTCTCATGGGGCGGGATGTCAGTTCACGCTCAGATTGTCAGTTTGTTAAGCCATACCAATCTGCGCTACTTGCCTTTTTTGTTCGCTCGACTGCTCCATGCGATGCTCTCTGGGGCTATTGTTCTCCTTATATGGGAGCCTATGCAGAAGTTCAGGAGTCCGCAGGCTGTTTTCAAGCCTGTCTACGAAGCTGCCTCCCCCATTACAAGCTATCTAAAACTCATTTTCCCTATAAGTGCGATGGTCTTTGTTGGTTCTTTTGCAGTCATCATGAGTCTCTTCCTTGCATATTCCTTACTTAAACTGGTGTATGAAAAGGTTGGTGGAACAAGATAA
- a CDS encoding globin domain-containing protein: MSQNDNSTIYEMMGGAESIRRLVEVFYSKVQKEPLLSPLFPANISPVIEKQIMFLTQFFGGPTLYSDSHGHPMMRARHLPFPVTKERADAWLGCMQDAMDDVGMPADLKTFMIDRLRGPAYHFVNTTEEE; this comes from the coding sequence ATGTCACAGAATGACAACAGCACAATATATGAAATGATGGGAGGAGCGGAATCGATTCGTCGGTTGGTAGAAGTCTTTTACTCGAAAGTGCAGAAGGAACCCTTACTTTCACCGCTTTTTCCCGCTAATATATCGCCCGTTATTGAGAAGCAAATTATGTTCTTGACCCAATTTTTCGGGGGGCCTACCCTATATTCCGATAGCCATGGGCATCCGATGATGCGAGCGAGGCATTTGCCTTTTCCAGTTACCAAAGAACGCGCTGATGCGTGGTTAGGTTGTATGCAAGACGCGATGGATGATGTGGGAATGCCTGCGGATTTAAAGACTTTTATGATAGATCGTTTAAGAGGACCAGCGTATCATTTCGTGAACACAACCGAGGAAGAGTAA